Part of the Actinopolymorpha sp. NPDC004070 genome, GGCGCCGCGGCGGGCGGTTGTGAGCTCTGGCGCGGGTACGGATCGATCGACGGTCTCGGCTGTGTCGGCCGACGCGAGCGGACAGCCGTACGCGCCCAACTGGTTGCCGGACGAGCTGCTCGCCTGGAGCCCGACCACCGATCCAGACGCGCCGTACAACCGCAGCACCAGTCCCCTGGCCGGCCAGGTCACCGACCGGCTGACGACAGCGAACGCGCTGGCCGGGTCGAGGTGGTCCCGGTCGGGGCCGACGGCCGGCGCGGTGCCGCAGGTCCCGACCGCCCGTGACCGGCGACCGGGCAGGTACACGCCTCCGCGTGGCTGGGCGGTAGTTCCGTCCGAACGCTCGATCCGGTTGCCGGGAAGCCGGCTGTTGGGGAGCCCGGGTCAGGACCGGTGGGTCGAGCTTCGCGATCAGGCGTGGTCGGAGACGGGCCGGCGCTCGTCCGGGTCGCTCGGCTCGTCGCACGGCTGAGCCTCCGCCGGCCAGCGGTAGACGTCGCGGGCGATCTCGAGGCGCCGGGCGCGGTAGGCCGGGGAACTGTCCGGCAGCACGTGCTCGACCGGGTGGTCGCCACGCAGCTGGGCCGGGTCCAGCCGGTCGGTGACGCTCGGCCGGACGGCCAGCGGGCGCGTCGGTCCGGGGACCGGTAGCCGGCCCAGTGCGCGGCGTACGGCGGAGGTTCCGGCCGGGCCGAGCGCCCGCATCACCCCGGCCCGGGCCTCCAGGTCGAACGCGCGCAGGCGTTCGGCTCGGCCGGCCCGGTGGCCGGTGAAGCCGCCGAGGTCGTGTAGCCGCTCCGCGGTGGCCAGGTCGCCGGTCGGCGCGGGCAGCCGCGCGCACGCCAGAGCCAGCTCGGCCCGCCGGGACGGCTCCAGCAGGAGAGCACACGCGGCGGCCACCGCCGGCGCGGTGTCGTCGGCGGCCAGCACGGCGAGCCCGTCCCGGGCTACAGCCGCGGCTCGGGTCAGCTGGTCGTCGGTGGCGGTGGCGGCGTTCGGCACCAGAACGGTCGGCACCCCGGCCGGCAGCAACTCGTGCACCGCGTTGTAGCCGGCCGCGCTCACCGCCACGTCGAACGCCGCGAGATATCGGGCCAGCGGGTAGACGCCCACGAGCTCGTGCACCCGGCCCGCCTCCGCGGGCAGCAGCCCGGACCGCGCCAGCGGTGCGCGGGTCACCGCCACCTGCCAGTCCGGGCGGTCGAGGAAGGTCCGGATCGCGGCCCGCGCGGGCGTGACCGCGTCGTTGATCGAGCCGGCGCCGAGGGTGACCAGGGCAGTCGGCCGTTCCGGGTCGAGGCCGAGCGCGGCCGCCGCCTCCGGACGCGGCAGTGGCCGGCTGCGGGGCCACACGCTGATCGGCGGGACCCGTACGGCGTTCGGTCGCCGGGCCGTGGCGCCGCGGTCGGCCTCGGCGGCCAGGTCGCCGGGCTCGACGACCAGGTCGAAGAACGGTTCGGCGGCGAGCGCCCGCCGGTTGGCGCCGGGCCGCCACATGCCGCGGCGTACCCAGACGAACGCCACGTCCGGGTGCGCGGCCCGGGCGCGGAGCAGCCCGAGGTAGGGCGCCACCCCGTCGAAGACGAAGGTGTCGGCACCGGTCTCGGCCAGCAGGGCGCCGACGCGCGCGGCGAGGTACCCGTGCCAGGAAAGGTGTGGCATCCAGTGGCGGTGGTGGCTCGGGCAGTACTCCGCCCGCAGCCCGTGCCGGGTCACGACGTGCACGGCCTGGGACAGGGAGAAGACGAGCGGCTCGGCATCCACCGTGTCCCGGAGCGCGAGCGCGACGGCGGCCTGCCGGGCCAGGTGCCCCATACCGGTGCCGTTGCTGGTGGCCAGGACGATCCGGCGCGCCGGGGCCCGCCCACCGATCGCGGAGGTGTCGCTCATCCGGTCGCGTTGGCCGCACCCGTGGAGCGTCCGGCCAGCCAGGAGGAGACGATCGCGGCGATCCGCGGGCCGGCCTGCCCGTCCCACAGCGGCGGCACCGGCCACGACGACGGGCGCCCGCGGTCGGCGATCTGCGCGAGCTCGGCCGGCAGCGTGTCCGCGCGTACCAGCCGGTTGGTGCCGTGGGTGATGGTCGCCGGGCGCTCCGTGGACGGGCGCAGAGTGAGGCAGGGTACGCCGAGCACGGTGGTCTCCTCCTGCACGCCTCCGGAGTCGGTGAGGACCGCCTCGGCGCCGCGGACGAGCGACATGAACTCGACGTACCCCAGCGGGTCCACGACCCGGATGCCCGGGTGGTCGGCGAAGCCGAGATCGAGCAACCGGGCCCGGCCGCGTGGATGCAGCGGGACCAGGATGGGCATCAGGTCGGCGCACTTGTGCATCGCCTGCACCAGCGTGAGGGCCTGTGCCTCGCTGTCGACGTTGCCGGGCCGGTGCAGGGTGGCCACGGCGTACCGGCCGTCCAGTCCGTGCGCCTCCCGTGCCGGGCCGGGGTCGAACCGATCCAGGTGGGTGAGCACCGTGTCGATCATCGGGTTTCCGACCAGGTGGATCCGGTCGTCGGGAACGCCCTCGCGGGCCAGGTGGCCGATCGCTTCCGGGCTGGTG contains:
- a CDS encoding glycosyltransferase; protein product: MSDTSAIGGRAPARRIVLATSNGTGMGHLARQAAVALALRDTVDAEPLVFSLSQAVHVVTRHGLRAEYCPSHHRHWMPHLSWHGYLAARVGALLAETGADTFVFDGVAPYLGLLRARAAHPDVAFVWVRRGMWRPGANRRALAAEPFFDLVVEPGDLAAEADRGATARRPNAVRVPPISVWPRSRPLPRPEAAAALGLDPERPTALVTLGAGSINDAVTPARAAIRTFLDRPDWQVAVTRAPLARSGLLPAEAGRVHELVGVYPLARYLAAFDVAVSAAGYNAVHELLPAGVPTVLVPNAATATDDQLTRAAAVARDGLAVLAADDTAPAVAAACALLLEPSRRAELALACARLPAPTGDLATAERLHDLGGFTGHRAGRAERLRAFDLEARAGVMRALGPAGTSAVRRALGRLPVPGPTRPLAVRPSVTDRLDPAQLRGDHPVEHVLPDSSPAYRARRLEIARDVYRWPAEAQPCDEPSDPDERRPVSDHA
- the wecB gene encoding UDP-N-acetylglucosamine 2-epimerase (non-hydrolyzing) encodes the protein MTVVHVTGARPNFPKAAPVLAALAGLGVEQRLVHTGQHYDDRMSEIFFEELDLPRPDVNLGVGSGSHASQTAAVMVALEKLFTGEPPELVLVYGDVNSTMAAALVCAKIGVPLGHVEAGLRSFDPTMPEEINRKVTDALSDLAFVTSPEAIGHLAREGVPDDRIHLVGNPMIDTVLTHLDRFDPGPAREAHGLDGRYAVATLHRPGNVDSEAQALTLVQAMHKCADLMPILVPLHPRGRARLLDLGFADHPGIRVVDPLGYVEFMSLVRGAEAVLTDSGGVQEETTVLGVPCLTLRPSTERPATITHGTNRLVRADTLPAELAQIADRGRPSSWPVPPLWDGQAGPRIAAIVSSWLAGRSTGAANATG